Within Eggerthella sp. YY7918, the genomic segment TATCAGTAAGGCTTCCTTCTTCATTCTTGTCCCGCGTGACGATTCTTCGTTCAGATTTAGCGGGAACCGAAAAGTCTTTGCAAGGTTTAAGAAGCGCGCAGCTTATTAAGGGAAGAATCGCTACGGCAATGATTCTCATCCAATCCGAAAGTTCTACAGCAACTAAATAAAGAGGGAAAGAGAGGGCTATCGATCCCGCGACCCAAACGTAGCCTCTTTTTTGTAAATCAGACGCGTAGTCTTCGGCCCAGAGAAGTACGATCGCCCCCATTCCCAAACCGATAAGAGCAAGACCTACGGTCATGGTGCCTATTGAGAATATACCCTCGGTGCTTACTAAAAACGTACCCACTGAAGCAACGGCGGCAATGGTCCACTTGAAAGAACGCGAAAGAACGCATCGATATAGTGCTGGCGAGAGATAACAAAGCAAATAGGTTACGATGCAGAAGAGGACGGAGATCATCGAGGTTAAGTCGCCAAACAGCGTGTTTTGGGCAACATTTCTGGCTAAGGGAACTCCGACGAGAGCAGCGTCAATCCAAGCCCAAAACAGAGAGAATCCGATAATGGGTCGGATAGATGATGCGTCGATATGGGTTCCGATAACCTTCATGTCCCCCTCCTTTTCCGCACAAAGTATACGCTCATGCTGTTCTTTGCTAGCTGAAGGGCCGCCCAGATTTCCTCTGCAGTTTAACGTAAAGCAGAAGCGAGCAAAGCGCCACAAGGAGGGGAATAGGTGGCGCTTTGCCGCTTTTAGGAGTGGCCTTCCGTACACTGACGTGCTTTTAGCTGGCTTCTCGGCAAAGACGAGCGTTTGCGATGGTGAAACCTATTGGATGTCACTTGCTATCTGTTGAGCTGCAGTGCGGCCTGAGTAGGTGCAGTAACCATTCATGCCGCCAGATATTTGATAATTATAAGTATCTTGGTAAAGGCTGCATGACGTTACGCCCGAACTATAAAGGCCGGGAATTACTTCATTTTCTGCGTTGAGCACTTGCATGCGTCGGTTAATGCCAATACCTCCGAATGTAGTCAGTACAGACAGATCGGTGTGAACAGCGTAGTAAGGTCCAGTGTTGACGGCATTCATGTATTCGGCATCCTTGCCGAAATCTTCGTCAACTCCTCCTGCACACAGTTCGTTGTATCGCTCAATTGTGGCAGTGAGCTTCGCCGGATCAGCGCCCATATCAGCAGCAAGTTCTTCGAGTGTTTCGCCCTTAAAGACCACTCGATAACCTGTTGCTTGAACACCTTTTTCCAACTGTTCACGCAAGCCGGGAAGCTTGTCACCTGGTTTGACTTCCAAATTCCCAACGTAACTGCCGCGGCCATTCTCCAGTAACTCTATAAAATCGTTATCGAAGAACGTATAGGTGCCAGAAAGCTGCGAACGCTGAGCATTAATAACAAGAGCGTAAAGCTTTTTCATATGCAGATCTTCTGCCATAAAGCGTTCGCCATCGCCATTAATGTATAAACCAGGCTGAATGCATGAAGCCATGGATATCGCATCGCGGATGACGAATCCATCCACACCAAGGCACGGCAAAATAGAAATATCGGTCTCCTTTGCCCCGATTGCCCAAGCCATTTTATGGCCATCACCGACGTTGGGCAGCGGAAACTCAGGCTTTGCGTGTTCCGTATCAATCCCAGTTTTTTCTTGCAAAAGTTCAAGGTCGTTTCCGATGCCTCCGCACGCAAGCAGCACGGCCTTTGCGTTCACTTCTACAATTTTTTCGTCGTCTGTTTTAGCGTACACGCCAACAACAGTGCCGTCTTCTATTTTGAGGTCGATCGCCGCTGTAGCTGGGCGTGTTTCAATACCCATCTCTTCAATCTTCGCCAGCATTGCGGCCATGAAGCTTGTGCCTATCTTTCCTTCCCACCAATGGGCAGTGGGAAAAGCGCTTACTCCACGATAGTCGTCAACAGAGTCGAATACGACGCCTTGTTCTTGTAGCCAATCGATATCTTCACCGGAGTGTTCCACATAATCGCCCCACAGAAGGGGATCGCTGTGGTAGTTCGTATAAGTGAGCTCTTCGTCCACGACCTGGTAACGATAGGGCAGTTCAACCCCCGCTTCTTTTTGCATGGCAGATCCGAGGCCAAAGATAACCTCCGTGGCAAAGGAGGAGCCTCCCAACTCACTCGATTTTTCTAACAAGACCACATTGAGACCGAGATTAGTGGCTTCAATGGCAGCGCACATACCCGAATTTCCTGCACCAACAATGGCAACATCGGCGGTGATGCTTTCGTCCGGAGTGTAAGACGTTGGCTCAGGTGCTGTCTCGCTATTGGAAGCGGGCTGAGACTCGGCATTGGAAGCGCAACCTGCAAGTCCTGCAACCATGGCTCCTGCACCAACAAGACCGGCACTTTTCAGAAAACTGCGACGTGATAGCTCCATGTTCCCTCCTATACGTATGAAACTGCTCTTCCTTTTTGAAAGGCAGTTCGATCGTATGGTTGGGAAGAGTGCATTGTCGACCTCTCTTTCAGAGGTTTGCCGCTGAAAGAGGTCACCTGTTTTGTAGGACCTAGGCCGTTTCCCCTCATTAATCTTGATTCTACTTTTAAAAAATGAACAGTTCGGCAATAGGGAAATGCGAGCGTTATACTGTTTGCAATGTTGTCTTATTCCAAAACTGGAAGTACCTATGTTGATCCAGCTTGTACTCACATATTTTCCGGCCATCGTGTTTGGGTGGCTGTTTTGGCGTAATTATCGCAAGGAGCCGCGGCAGTTTCGCAACGCGCTGTACCTCCTCTCTCTGGGGGTTGTCTATCCAGTTCAATCTGCCATGGCTTGTGCTTTTGGGGTTTGCGTTTGTTCCCTTCGGGACGATGGCGCTCATCGTGTTTCTTGCTGCCAACGCTATCGTGGTGGTGAAGCGCGAAGGCCTCTCGCTCTCGCACCTCTTGCCGGGATTGCTTGCGCTCGCCATTGTGGTGGTGTGCGTTGGTCTGCCTCTTCTTATGTTTTCAGTTCCTACAACGCCTGTTTTCGCATTCGCCATGCTCATACTCATGGAGGGTTCCTATATCGCGTTTACCTTCACGGCGCTGCTGTTGTATTCATGGCTGTATCGTAAGCTGCCGAAACGCTGCGATTACGACTACATCGTGGTACACGGTGCCGGTCTTTCGGGTACCAAGCCGACGCCGCTGCTTGCCGCGCGCCTTAACAAGGGGGTCGAGCTGTGGGAGGCGGGCGGTTGTCGCGCTCTTATCATCGCATCTGGCGGCCAAGGCCCTGACGAAGAAGTTTCGGAAGCTCGTGCCATGCGTGACTATCTGGTGAACGAGCGTCACGTGCCCGCCGATGCCATCATCGAAGAGGATGGTTCCGCTACCACGATGGAAAACCTCCGCAACAGTAAAGCGATCATGGATGCCCGCTCGGGTATGAACGCCTATCGCGCTGCTGTGGTTACGAGTGATTATCACGTGTTCCGCACTGCCGAATACGCCCACAAGATTGGCCTTGAGGCGGACGGTGTGGGCAGCGCGACCGCACGGTATTTTTGGCCGACGGCCTTCATTCGTGAATACGTGGCCGTGTCTAACGCCCATCGTTGGCCGTTCGTGGTCATTTTCGTGCTCTGGTTGACTCCCGTGCTGTTGTTTTCGTTGTTCGTACGTTAAAAGAACCGGTATACTAAGCGAATTACGTTGCGTGCAGCCGCGTGGACACATGGCTGATCGTCTGTTCGCGCGATTGTGCGCCGGCCCGCAACAACAAGGGGGACGCATATGGAAGGTTTCGACCTTATCAGCACAGGCGTGTGGTCTATCATTCCGCCTCTTTTGGCGCTAGCGCTGGCGCTCATCACGAAGGAGGTGTATTCCTCGCTTGCCATCGGTGTGTTCACGGGTATGATTATCTATCAGTTCACGCTGAACGGAGCCGGGTTCGAGCAACTTGTCGACTCGTTCACCATGGTGCCCCAGATGATGGCGGAACAGATTGCCGGCAACGGGGCGCTGCTGTTGTTCCTTGCGCTTTTGGGGGCGCTCGTGGTAGTCATTGCGGCCGCGGGCGGTTCGCGCGCCTACGCCGAATGGGTGTCCACCCACATCAAGAACGCGCGAATGGCCCAGATTCTCACGGCAGTTCTCGGCATCATCATCTTTGTGGACGACTACTTCAACTGTCTGACGGTGGGCGCAGTCATGCGTCCCGTCACGGATCGTTTCCATATCAGTCATGAGAAGCTGGCATGGATCATCGACTCCACTGCGGCACCTATCTGCATTATCGCGCCGGTGTCATCGTGGGCTGTGGCTGTGGGTGGCTATTTGGGCGAAGGCGGCTTCACCACGTTTGTCCAGTCCATCCCCTACAACTTCTACGCGTTGCTCACCATCGTGTTCGTGTTCTTCATGTGCGCCACCAAGAAAGACTTCGGTCCCATGCGTGTGGCCGAGGCCGAAGTGCAAAAACCGGTCGAACAACAGCATCGCATTCCTCCACGCGAAAGCGCTCTTGAAGCGATGGCGACAGCGGGGCTTTCCGATCCAAAGCAGGCTGATCAATTGCCACTTGAAATGGATACGGTCATTGCTGAGGAAGACGAGCTGGATGAGGCGGCGCAGATTGCCCTCGAAGAGTTCAAGGGCATGAAGATATCCGACAAGGGGCGTGTGTTCGACCTTATCGTACCCATTATCGTGCTCATCATCTTCTCGATTCTGGGCATGCTGTATGCGGGCGGTTTCTTCCAGGGCGTCGACTTCGCCACGGCGGTGGGTGAGAATCCGGTCTTCGGCCTGTGCATCGGCGTGTGCGTGGCGCTGGTCGTGACGGCACTTATGTTCCTGCCGCGCAAGCTTATGACGCTGTCGGGTTACATGGACGGCGTGGCCGAGGGCGTGCGTTCCATGGTGGGTGCCATCATGATTCTTGTGCTGGCGTGGAGCCTCGGCGGCACGTGCCGTTACCTTTTGGGCACGGGCGAGTTCGTCAGCGGCTTTTTGAACAGCATCGGCGTGGGGCTCGCGCTTCTGCCGGCCGTTATCTTTGTCGTAGCGGCGTTTATCGGTTTTGCCATGGGTACGTCGTGGGGCACTATCGCGCTCATTCTGCCCATCGTCATCGGCGTGTTCCCGCCCGACAGCCCGCTGTTCCTGGTGGCTATCGGCGCAACGTTGGGCGGCGCGGTGTATGGCGATCATGTATCGCCCATATCCGACACGACCATTCTCTCGTCGGCGGGTGCTCAGTGTAACCACCTGCGCCATGTGGCCACGCAGCTGCCCTATGCGTCGGTGGTGGCGGTAGTGTGTCTGGTGGGATACGTGGTCGCCGGCTTTACGGGCAACCCGTGGATATCGCTGGTAGTGGGCGCTGTTCTTATGGTGGCAGCCGTGATGGTGCTGAGTAAAACTAAGTACGGCGCTGTAAAAGAATAACGCGTTTTGTACGTTTGAGGGGAAGCGCGAGCGGTCCTGTGTTCGTAAGGGCACGGGGCCGCTCGCATTTTAGTTGAGGCTTCCGCCAACAATGATGCTCAGATCTTTATTAATCCGAGTCACTGAACGGGTAGTTTGCATAAACGTAACTGTTTTTATTCGATTTGACCCATAAGCCCAACATTTGTCTTGTCATATTTGTTGCGGACTGTATACTCACGGGAAAGTTACATGGATCGACGGAAAGAGAAGGCGCAACGCTTCACAGGACAAAGGCAAAGCCGCGCGTTCTTTCCCTGAAAGATCTGCTGCACGACCCGCATTATGTAGTTTATCGAAGTTCCTATCCGGTACGACAAGAGGAGGCACCAGTGCAACTCAAAGCATCGACCGATTATGGTATGCGCGCCATCCTGTACTTGGCTGCAGAAGGAAAAACATGTTCGTCGAAAGACATCGCAAACGACATGTCCATTCCCCGCGACTATCTTATCCAGCTGGCCCAATTGCTGCGCAATGCGGGCATTATCGAGGCGCGGCCAGGCAAACATGGTGGCTATCAGCTGGCAAAAGATCCCGCAGACATCACTGTTTTGGAGATCCTCAACGCCCTTGACGACGACACGAAGCAGTCCACGCGGGAAAAGCGCAGCGCGCGTAAAGACGGTGCGATGGTTCAAGAGATCAAGCGAACCTATGAACTCATCGGAGAGAGTATGGACGCCTTTTTGTCCAGCCTTACGGTGGAAACGCTTCTTGAATGCACGCGCAACGCCGACAACAGCAAGAAGTTCCTTGCGGAGCGCCTTGAAAATGAAGGGCGCCGCTTAGCGAAAGCCAAGTAGGGCACCCCGCCGCGTCGTCATCAGCTCCTTAGCCGATGCCCAGCACCTGCATGCCCAGAAGCACGATTGTGAGCACCGTGACGATGCCGACCGCAAGCCAGATAAGTACGCGTGATAGCGGGCGCAAGCGATATGCGCCCATCACGCGTTTATCTGCGGCAATGATTGCCATGAATACCAGCAGCACGGGCAAGATAAGGCCGTTTACAAACTGAGCAGTCAGCATGACGCCCATAAGGTCGATCTGCGGTATGAGGACGACCACGGCCGAAAACACGATGACAAAGGTGAATATGCTCTTGAACAGCGGCGCTTCCTTCCATTTGAAGGACACGCCCGCCTCCCAGCCAAACGCCTCGCAAATGACAAACGCCGTGGTCAGGGGCAAAACGCAGGCGGCCAAAAACGATGCCGCCACCAATCCGATAGCAAACAGCGCCTCTGCGTAAGGCCCGGCGAACGGTGCGAGCGCACGAGCAGCATCGGCCGCCGATTCAATTTCAATGCCCTGAGGGAATAAAACCGCCCCGGTAGTTACAATGATGAACCACGCCACTAAACATGCGGCGATGGTGCCAGCAATCACATCGACCTTCTGTGAGAACATATCTTTGACGGTGACGCCCTTTTCCACCACATTGCTCTGGTTGAAAAACATCATCCAAGGGGCAATGGTGGTACCAATCATGGCAATGACCAGCGAGAAGAAACTTTGATTTTGGATAATGTGCGGCATGGCCGTGCTGGTAAGGGCGCTTTCCCAATCGGGTTCAGCCAGAAACGCCGCCACAATGTAGGTCACGAAAACCAGCGACAGGACAAGAAACACCTTCTCGACGCGTTTATAG encodes:
- a CDS encoding FAD-dependent oxidoreductase; the encoded protein is MELSRRSFLKSAGLVGAGAMVAGLAGCASNAESQPASNSETAPEPTSYTPDESITADVAIVGAGNSGMCAAIEATNLGLNVVLLEKSSELGGSSFATEVIFGLGSAMQKEAGVELPYRYQVVDEELTYTNYHSDPLLWGDYVEHSGEDIDWLQEQGVVFDSVDDYRGVSAFPTAHWWEGKIGTSFMAAMLAKIEEMGIETRPATAAIDLKIEDGTVVGVYAKTDDEKIVEVNAKAVLLACGGIGNDLELLQEKTGIDTEHAKPEFPLPNVGDGHKMAWAIGAKETDISILPCLGVDGFVIRDAISMASCIQPGLYINGDGERFMAEDLHMKKLYALVINAQRSQLSGTYTFFDNDFIELLENGRGSYVGNLEVKPGDKLPGLREQLEKGVQATGYRVVFKGETLEELAADMGADPAKLTATIERYNELCAGGVDEDFGKDAEYMNAVNTGPYYAVHTDLSVLTTFGGIGINRRMQVLNAENEVIPGLYSSGVTSCSLYQDTYNYQISGGMNGYCTYSGRTAAQQIASDIQ
- a CDS encoding YdcF family protein, with translation MSIQFNLPWLVLLGFAFVPFGTMALIVFLAANAIVVVKREGLSLSHLLPGLLALAIVVVCVGLPLLMFSVPTTPVFAFAMLILMEGSYIAFTFTALLLYSWLYRKLPKRCDYDYIVVHGAGLSGTKPTPLLAARLNKGVELWEAGGCRALIIASGGQGPDEEVSEARAMRDYLVNERHVPADAIIEEDGSATTMENLRNSKAIMDARSGMNAYRAAVVTSDYHVFRTAEYAHKIGLEADGVGSATARYFWPTAFIREYVAVSNAHRWPFVVIFVLWLTPVLLFSLFVR
- a CDS encoding Na+/H+ antiporter NhaC family protein — protein: MEGFDLISTGVWSIIPPLLALALALITKEVYSSLAIGVFTGMIIYQFTLNGAGFEQLVDSFTMVPQMMAEQIAGNGALLLFLALLGALVVVIAAAGGSRAYAEWVSTHIKNARMAQILTAVLGIIIFVDDYFNCLTVGAVMRPVTDRFHISHEKLAWIIDSTAAPICIIAPVSSWAVAVGGYLGEGGFTTFVQSIPYNFYALLTIVFVFFMCATKKDFGPMRVAEAEVQKPVEQQHRIPPRESALEAMATAGLSDPKQADQLPLEMDTVIAEEDELDEAAQIALEEFKGMKISDKGRVFDLIVPIIVLIIFSILGMLYAGGFFQGVDFATAVGENPVFGLCIGVCVALVVTALMFLPRKLMTLSGYMDGVAEGVRSMVGAIMILVLAWSLGGTCRYLLGTGEFVSGFLNSIGVGLALLPAVIFVVAAFIGFAMGTSWGTIALILPIVIGVFPPDSPLFLVAIGATLGGAVYGDHVSPISDTTILSSAGAQCNHLRHVATQLPYASVVAVVCLVGYVVAGFTGNPWISLVVGAVLMVAAVMVLSKTKYGAVKE
- a CDS encoding Rrf2 family transcriptional regulator — encoded protein: MQLKASTDYGMRAILYLAAEGKTCSSKDIANDMSIPRDYLIQLAQLLRNAGIIEARPGKHGGYQLAKDPADITVLEILNALDDDTKQSTREKRSARKDGAMVQEIKRTYELIGESMDAFLSSLTVETLLECTRNADNSKKFLAERLENEGRRLAKAK
- a CDS encoding Nramp family divalent metal transporter, encoding MTPKNTPQKTKQREWGSFKTGSITEKTALRAHSKTSEAPSTRPAPNEALDLTTTEDVAEKTAKKPSKLWLALAALGPGIVTAMAGNDAGGISTYSTVGAKFGFATLWVIPVMCILLIVVEMTAARMGAVTGKGFAALIRERFGIRLTALAMLALLIGNVCTTFSEFAGIASGMEMFGVSKYLAVPVAVVAVWLLVVGGSYKRVEKVFLVLSLVFVTYIVAAFLAEPDWESALTSTAMPHIIQNQSFFSLVIAMIGTTIAPWMMFFNQSNVVEKGVTVKDMFSQKVDVIAGTIAACLVAWFIIVTTGAVLFPQGIEIESAADAARALAPFAGPYAEALFAIGLVAASFLAACVLPLTTAFVICEAFGWEAGVSFKWKEAPLFKSIFTFVIVFSAVVVLIPQIDLMGVMLTAQFVNGLILPVLLVFMAIIAADKRVMGAYRLRPLSRVLIWLAVGIVTVLTIVLLGMQVLGIG